The Pochonia chlamydosporia 170 chromosome Unknown PCv3seq00012, whole genome shotgun sequence genome has a segment encoding these proteins:
- a CDS encoding ring finger domain-containing protein produces the protein MSLDSRMSRTTRVMNPTERMRIYMDFMTKDSWDTVKDELNLRMKDTSMAQLVNDVSQQFRIEILRQLDHAGITIDEPWANLQRERLHNDPDEVFPLVATKWLLQNLPVSMTRCNICGDGYARGEDVIKKACGKHTMHRFCLMARLREGGMPIYGPCGCNSGGVDVDSWRPFVIPSKSSAAKRYHRPATPMPKTFQLGEIASSSSSPDPDYHPDSDSASESDTSSNASDETGSVHSWSSDTTIAAEPRPVA, from the coding sequence ATGTCTCTTGATAGTAGAATGAGTCGAACCACCCGTGTTATGAATCCTACTGAACGAATGCGGATCTATATGGACTTCATGACGAAAGACTCATGGGACACAGTAAAAGACGAGCTGAATCTGAGAATGAAAGATACCAGCATGGCACAACTCGTCAATGATGTGTCACAGCAGTTTAGAATTGAGATACTGAGGCAGTTAGACCATGCCGGGATTACCATCGACGAGCCATGGGCAAACCTTCAACGGGAAAGACTGCACAATGACCCCGATGAGGTCTTCCCTTTAGTGGCAACCAAGTGGCTTTTGCAGAATCTACCCGTATCAATGACAAGATGCAATATCTGCGGTGATGGCTATGCGCGGGGAGAAGATGTCATCAAGAAGGCTTGTGGTAAGCATACAATGCACCGCTTCTGCCTCATGGCTCGGCTGCGTGAAGGGGGAATGCCAATCTACGGTCCGTGCGGCTGCAACAGCGGTGGTGTCGATGTAGACTCATGGAGACCATTTGTAATCCCATCAAAGAGTTCGGCCGCTAAGAGGTACCATCGTCCGGCTACACCAATGCCTAAAACGTTTCAGCTTGGAGAGATcgcctcatcttcatcatctccagaCCCTGATTATCATCCAGACTCAGATTCGGCGTCTGAATCGGATACGAGCTCCAATGCAAGCGATGAAACCGGTTCAGTCCACAGCTGGTCATCCGATACGACTATTGCCGCCGAACCAAGACCGGTGGCATAG
- a CDS encoding acyloxidase (similar to Colletotrichum gloeosporioides Nara gc5 XP_007273693.1): MVRTTVSPLNITTCFSEPLLSQEIWSTTREQPYPHPGENVRLHYDRARSLCKAAGLSIADIRDLSPRFWQFHFDRKDKPPRNSQQLMVTVISARDMTAFIIATIHLNLCIGTIASFAAGRPDLSALLDDLLCFKTCGEFMLTELGHGLDARNLETTATLLPNGCFDLDSPGESAWKAMPPTTPQCGMPRVAVVFARLIVDSNDRGIKPFIVKLCSAQHMCQGITSRVLPTRLGTKPLDHAITSFHHVLLPPGALLGSTCKPDDARLDFSSQIWRVSVGTLSLSIMGVSAINLASNIALTYSRRRVTSAGSSGERIPILQFSTQKRPIVKGLVSSIILKAFANWTIDQFMSPTLVGDVRRAIATVFKATVMKQARVLTELSERCGWQGLYAFNQISELLSTFLGNTVAEGDTLVLCIRLASELLGNKYTLPEPRDPTMPLAVLEKGLFEEARRRVQALGGYEEHRKTSFDKHILPRSRALIEAVGSRMAYEAARDDGTHPAVLRLYECESMGADLSWFTEHTSMSRGSFFDSISAAYEDAFPVVQTAADFDNVDKYITAPIRSEESWSEFMGTLHSFEPTLCHTALTLSSKL, encoded by the exons ATGGTTCGCACTACCGTTAGCCCTTTAAACATTACCACTTGTTTCTCTGAGCCACTACTCAGCCAGGAGATTTGGTCTACCACCAGAGAGCAACCATATCCACATCCAGGAGAAAATGTTCGCTTACACTACGACCGGGCGCGGTCATTGTGCAAGGCAGCGG GTCTCAGTATAGCCGATATCCGTGATCTAAGTCCAAGGTTTTGGCAGTTCCATTTTGATCGTAAGGACAAACCTCCCCGTAACAGCCAGCAACTAATGGTCACAGTTATCTCCGCCCGAGACATGACAGCCTTCATTATAGCTACGATTCATTTAAACCTCTGCATCGGTACAATTGCTTCTTTCGCGGCGGGTCGCCCAGACCTGTCAGCTTTGCTCGATGATCTATTGTGCTTTAAGACCTGTGGCGAGTTTATGCTAACAGAACTTGGGCATGGGTTGGACGCCCGTAATCTCGAGACTACAGCAACTCTGTTGCCAAATGGCTGCTTTGATCTGGACAGCCCGGGGGAGTCTGCTTGGAAGGCGATGCCACCGACAACTCCCCAGTGCGGTATGCCGCGTGTGGCTGTGGTCTTCGCTCGACTTATCGTTGACTCGAATGACCGTGGCATCAAACCGTTCATTGTGAAACTTTGCAGTGCACAACATATGTGTCAAGGTATAACATCCCGCGTTTTGCCTACCCGACTGGGCACAAAACCACTCGATCATGCGATCACGAGTTTTCATCACGTACTGCTACCCCCGGGCGCACTTCTTGGGTCCACATGCAAGCCAGACGACGCTCGCCTTGACTTCTCAAGTCAAATCTGGCGAGTCTCAGTTGGAACCCTGTCACTTTCCATTATGGGGGTGTCTGCTATCAATCTGGCAAGCAACATTGCCCTGACATACAGCCGGCGTCGAGTCACAAGCGCCGGTTCGAGCGGAGAGCGGATACCCATTCTCCAATTCAGCACCCAGAAACGCCCAATTGTGAAGGGACTTGTGAGCTCTATAATCTTAAAAGCTTTTGCAAACTGGACAATTGATCAGTTCATGAGTCCAACCTTAGTTGGTGACGTTCGACGCGCTATAGCGACCGTATTTAAGGCCACTGTAATGAAGCAAGCAAGAGTTTTGACAGAGTTGTCTGAGCGCTGTGGGTGGCAAGGATTGTACGCCTTCAATCAGATCAGCGAGCTTTTGTCGACATTTCTTGGCAATACTGTTGCCGAGGGCGACACTTTGGTATTGTGCATAC GTTTGGCATCGGAGCTTCTCGGTAACAAATACACGCTGCCTGAGCCACGGGACCCAACGATGCCTCTGGCCGTTTTGGAAAAAGGTTTGTTTGAAGAAGCCAGGCGTCGAGTACAGGCTCTAGGTGGATACGAAGAGCACCGGAAGACAAGCTTCGACAAGCACATACTGCCCCGAAGTAGGGCACTCATAGAAGCCGTAGGTAGCAGAATGGCGTATGAGGCGGCACGGGATGATGGAACACATCCGGCAGTGCTTCGTCTGTACGAGTGCGAGAGTATGGGGGCAGACCTAAGTTGGTTTACCGAACATACTTCCATGTCTAGGGGCTCTTTTTTCGACTCGATCAGCGCGGCGTATGAAGATGCCTTCCCCGTTGTGCAGACAGCGGCAGACTTCGATAATGTGGACAAATACATCACCGCGCCGATAAGGTCCGAAGAATCATGGAGCGAATTTATGGGAACACTACATTCATTCGAACCCACTCTTTGTCATACCGCTTTAACGTTATCAAGCAAGCTCTAG